The following are from one region of the Bacteroidales bacterium genome:
- a CDS encoding outer membrane beta-barrel protein, whose product MFFGKHHPEYYLCRRMIKKYSISIFRVKPLLLLLMLWFLSIAAIGQPVKKDNRTGEWNRWNIGTSFGYSNLLLDISFDLGDEFANYMKRLKSGYHLGIEGQYFFNPYLGANISFTGFYTREHQDSLTASNGFFTIKGNIKDQMRIYTVTPMVVGRYSFHNRPEICLGVGPAYLNYRNEGKALTDSATFTGSAAGLSSMIEIDYALTSRFSLGASSTYTHSVLKRINKITVAGTELMILNEDEYQDISRIDVSFHLRYKFRKKQ is encoded by the coding sequence ATGTTTTTCGGTAAACATCATCCGGAGTATTATCTTTGCAGACGTATGATAAAAAAGTATTCCATTTCAATATTTAGGGTTAAACCCCTGCTGTTACTATTGATGCTATGGTTTTTATCAATCGCAGCTATCGGACAACCGGTCAAAAAAGATAATAGGACCGGAGAATGGAATCGTTGGAATATTGGCACTTCATTTGGATACAGTAATTTACTCCTGGATATATCCTTTGACCTGGGAGATGAGTTTGCCAACTATATGAAGCGGCTAAAATCAGGATATCACCTTGGGATTGAAGGACAATATTTTTTTAATCCCTACCTGGGAGCAAATATCAGTTTTACAGGCTTTTACACCAGGGAACACCAGGATAGCCTGACTGCCTCGAATGGCTTTTTCACCATCAAAGGCAATATTAAGGACCAAATGCGCATTTATACAGTAACACCTATGGTTGTTGGCAGGTATTCCTTTCATAACCGGCCGGAGATTTGCCTTGGAGTTGGCCCTGCCTACCTGAATTACAGGAATGAAGGAAAAGCACTGACTGACTCTGCCACCTTTACTGGAAGTGCAGCCGGGTTAAGCAGTATGATCGAAATCGATTATGCCCTCACATCCAGGTTCAGCCTTGGAGCATCTTCTACTTACACGCATTCCGTGCTGAAAAGGATCAACAAGATCACTGTGGCTGGAACTGAACTAATGATCCTAAATGAAGATGAATACCAGGATATATCCCGCATTGATGTCTCATTCCACCTACGCTATAAATTCAGGAAAAAGCAATAG
- a CDS encoding PD40 domain-containing protein: MNKYFLLASLLFCLSMAGFSQEESRLLRFPTLHGNHLVFSYAGDLYEVAASGGIARKLTNDPGYEMFSKYSPDGSQIAFTAQYDGNTEVYVMPATGGIPKRLTITATLGRDDISDRMGPNNIVMAWSPDGKSITYRSRKQSYNDFVGQLFTVPVEGGLSTELPLPAGGFCSWSADGKKLAYNRVFREFRTWKYYKGGMADDIWIYDFPTKKLQNITNHGSQDIFPMWFGNEIYFCSDRDRIMNLFCYNISTGSTRKVTNFTDYDIKFPSAADQRITFEQAGFIHIFDIATQTTQKVSIEIKDDFIGGRAEYKDATRFLGAVNPSPDGNRIVATARGDIFSVPVKEGITRNLTGSNQAHDRDGAWSPDGKWIAYLSDINGEYEIYIQKQDGSEPPVQLTTGADTYKFTFRWSPDSKKILWNDKMMRLQYIDIETKKVTLVDKSKLWEYGSFDWSPDSKWICYSQMQPNRFNQVILYQLETARKIEVTDQWFNSDQATFSRDGKYLVFVSDRTYNPTYSAVEWNYAYENMSKIYLVALAADTPSPFALSNDEVKMEEAETPKEEDAKGKGKESKSKKADKEKAETEKPKDIKVDEEGIQQRIVELPVKASNYFNLWAIDDKVYYNEASGEGFNLKLFDLKAKKETEIGNNMVFDITTNGKKMLIRQNNRFYMIDLPSSKVNLDKSIEMNDVKMWVDYRLEWKQIYDEAWRQMRDFFYVPNMHGVDWKSMYEKYAVMLPYVNHRNDLTYLIGEMIGELNVGHAYIGGGERPSQEKIDLGLLGARLSRDASGYYRIDSLMMGENWARNLRSPLTMMGVGAKKGDFITSVNGKSTKDMADINQAFINKAGKNVEITLNSAPEAGGRKVLINPIRDESQLYYYTWVQNNIRKVNEATNGEVGYLHVPDMSAEGLNEFVKYFYPQLSKKALIIDDRGNGGGNVSPMLIERLQREITRSNTARNVELPGQTPQQMMLGPKVLLINNYSASDGDLFPYAFKKHQLGKVIGVRSWGGVVGIRGSLPFIDGADLRKPEFASYSAEESKWIIEGHGVDPDIIVDNDPALEYQGIDEQLNKAIEVIREELKNYKDLPAIPAGPDKTK; this comes from the coding sequence ATGAACAAGTATTTTCTGCTGGCATCCCTATTATTTTGCTTGTCGATGGCAGGTTTTTCACAAGAGGAGTCAAGGCTACTCCGTTTCCCCACACTTCATGGAAACCATTTAGTTTTCAGCTATGCAGGTGACTTATATGAAGTTGCTGCCTCAGGGGGCATTGCCAGGAAATTAACGAATGATCCCGGCTATGAGATGTTTTCAAAATATTCTCCTGATGGGAGCCAGATAGCTTTTACGGCTCAATATGATGGTAATACCGAGGTATATGTGATGCCTGCAACCGGTGGTATTCCAAAACGTCTTACTATAACAGCCACTTTGGGCAGGGATGATATTTCTGATCGAATGGGCCCTAATAATATCGTAATGGCATGGAGTCCGGATGGCAAATCCATTACCTACCGTTCCAGGAAGCAATCCTATAATGATTTTGTGGGGCAGTTGTTCACTGTTCCGGTAGAAGGCGGATTATCCACTGAATTGCCTTTACCCGCAGGAGGATTCTGTTCATGGTCGGCAGATGGCAAGAAACTGGCCTATAACAGGGTATTCAGAGAATTCAGGACCTGGAAGTATTATAAAGGCGGCATGGCTGATGATATCTGGATTTATGATTTCCCGACAAAAAAACTTCAGAATATTACCAATCATGGATCACAGGATATATTCCCCATGTGGTTCGGGAATGAAATCTATTTCTGTTCCGACCGCGACAGGATTATGAACCTCTTCTGTTACAATATCAGTACCGGTTCAACCCGTAAGGTGACCAATTTCACTGATTATGACATTAAATTCCCTTCTGCAGCTGATCAGAGAATCACCTTTGAACAGGCCGGTTTTATTCACATTTTTGATATTGCTACCCAAACAACTCAAAAAGTCAGTATTGAAATAAAGGATGATTTTATAGGTGGCAGGGCAGAATACAAAGATGCTACCCGCTTTTTAGGAGCAGTAAACCCTTCACCTGATGGCAACCGCATTGTTGCTACTGCCAGGGGTGATATTTTCTCCGTCCCGGTAAAGGAAGGCATCACCCGCAACCTTACAGGAAGCAACCAGGCTCATGACAGGGATGGCGCATGGTCACCCGATGGGAAATGGATCGCCTACCTCAGTGATATCAATGGCGAATATGAAATCTATATTCAGAAACAGGATGGAAGTGAACCCCCTGTTCAGCTTACTACCGGGGCTGATACGTATAAATTTACCTTCCGCTGGTCACCTGACAGCAAGAAAATACTCTGGAATGATAAGATGATGCGTCTGCAATACATTGATATTGAGACTAAAAAAGTAACACTCGTAGATAAATCCAAATTATGGGAATATGGCAGTTTCGACTGGTCGCCTGATAGTAAATGGATTTGTTATTCCCAGATGCAACCCAACCGGTTTAACCAGGTGATTTTGTACCAGTTGGAAACAGCCAGGAAAATCGAAGTAACCGATCAATGGTTCAATAGTGACCAGGCTACATTCAGCAGGGATGGGAAATACCTGGTTTTTGTGTCAGATCGTACTTATAATCCTACTTACAGTGCGGTAGAATGGAATTATGCATACGAAAATATGTCAAAGATATACCTCGTAGCCCTTGCAGCAGACACCCCTTCGCCTTTTGCACTTTCGAATGATGAAGTAAAAATGGAGGAGGCAGAAACTCCAAAAGAAGAGGATGCCAAAGGCAAAGGAAAAGAATCCAAATCGAAAAAAGCTGACAAGGAAAAAGCTGAAACTGAAAAACCAAAGGATATCAAAGTAGATGAGGAAGGGATTCAACAGCGAATCGTGGAATTACCGGTCAAGGCATCGAATTACTTTAACCTGTGGGCTATTGACGATAAGGTTTATTATAATGAAGCCTCTGGCGAGGGATTTAATCTCAAACTCTTTGACCTCAAAGCTAAAAAGGAGACAGAAATCGGGAATAACATGGTTTTTGACATTACAACCAATGGTAAAAAAATGTTAATCCGTCAGAATAACCGCTTTTATATGATCGACCTGCCTTCATCAAAAGTCAACCTCGACAAATCCATTGAGATGAATGATGTCAAAATGTGGGTGGATTACAGGCTGGAATGGAAACAGATTTATGATGAAGCCTGGAGGCAGATGCGTGATTTCTTCTATGTTCCTAATATGCATGGGGTTGACTGGAAATCGATGTACGAAAAATATGCAGTAATGTTACCCTATGTAAACCACCGAAACGACCTTACCTACCTGATCGGGGAAATGATAGGAGAATTGAATGTAGGGCATGCATATATCGGTGGAGGAGAAAGGCCCTCACAGGAGAAAATTGACCTGGGTCTGCTGGGAGCAAGATTAAGCAGGGATGCCTCGGGGTATTATCGCATCGACAGCCTGATGATGGGTGAAAACTGGGCCCGTAACCTGAGATCCCCGCTTACTATGATGGGAGTGGGTGCCAAAAAAGGTGACTTTATTACTTCAGTAAATGGTAAATCCACGAAGGATATGGCTGATATTAACCAGGCCTTCATCAATAAAGCAGGGAAAAATGTTGAAATCACATTAAATTCTGCCCCTGAAGCAGGGGGAAGAAAAGTCCTGATCAATCCAATCAGGGATGAATCCCAACTCTACTATTATACCTGGGTACAAAACAATATCCGCAAAGTAAATGAAGCCACCAACGGGGAAGTAGGATATTTGCATGTACCTGATATGAGTGCAGAAGGATTGAATGAATTCGTTAAATACTTCTATCCGCAACTCTCGAAGAAAGCATTAATCATCGATGATCGCGGAAATGGCGGCGGGAATGTAAGTCCGATGTTGATTGAGAGACTTCAAAGGGAGATAACCCGCTCAAACACAGCCAGAAACGTTGAATTACCCGGACAAACTCCCCAACAGATGATGCTTGGGCCCAAAGTCTTACTGATAAATAATTATTCAGCTTCTGACGGAGACCTTTTCCCTTATGCATTCAAGAAACATCAGTTAGGTAAAGTTATTGGGGTAAGAAGCTGGGGCGGAGTCGTAGGGATCAGGGGTTCTCTGCCATTTATTGATGGAGCAGATTTAAGAAAACCGGAATTCGCCTCCTATTCAGCCGAAGAAAGTAAATGGATTATAGAAGGGCATGGAGTAGATCCTGATATTATTGTTGATAATGACCCTGCACTCGAATACCAGGGCATCGACGAACAGTTGAATAAAGCCATTGAAGTGATCAGGGAAGAACTCAAAAATTATAAAGACTTACCTGCAATTCCTGCAGGACCGGATAAGACAAAGTAA
- a CDS encoding transposase: protein MSDKYKIFDGDEAYFVTFTIVDWIKVLADDSYKLLIIDAIKFYQTNKGLVVYGYCIMPNHVHMIIQAVGKFSISEILRDLKKFTARAIVNKLEQDKPEGYMDVLSQFSEAGKPLKRITNYKVWQDGNMAKLLYSNKFLMEKLSYIHNNPVEYGLCSTPWEYKFSSASNYADKDSLIKVELLSLW from the coding sequence ATGTCAGACAAATACAAAATATTTGATGGTGATGAAGCATATTTTGTCACCTTCACAATAGTTGATTGGATTAAAGTATTGGCCGATGATAGCTACAAACTACTAATCATTGATGCCATAAAATTTTACCAGACAAATAAAGGTTTGGTTGTATATGGATATTGCATTATGCCTAATCATGTGCATATGATAATTCAGGCAGTTGGTAAATTTTCAATCTCGGAGATATTGCGTGATTTAAAGAAATTTACAGCCAGGGCTATTGTTAATAAACTCGAGCAAGACAAACCAGAAGGGTATATGGATGTTTTGAGCCAATTTTCGGAAGCTGGAAAGCCATTAAAAAGGATAACAAACTACAAAGTCTGGCAAGATGGTAATATGGCCAAATTACTATACAGCAATAAGTTTCTTATGGAGAAACTATCTTATATCCATAACAATCCTGTTGAATATGGTTTGTGCAGTACTCCCTGGGAGTATAAATTTAGTTCTGCTTCTAATTATGCAGATAAGGATTCATTGATAAAAGTGGAATTATTAAGTTTGTGGTAA
- a CDS encoding DUF5060 domain-containing protein translates to MKIPAGYAGHWLSCIFIILLVSGITAKATFALSIHLPDLLQATENTSDSLKYSRLDSDSSAISEFQKIEFGVQLPAYLTREIAVFFTKPYFTEGINPYDPEQIDLYAIFTSPSGKILRVNGFFYRDFTRAFCTEKAYPCWEEKPTPWPWRIRFSPDEPGVWKFVIHAVFSNSHWPKLLSAEGSFQCTASRHKGYINVNSGNMISRGRSDAAFPLLGLNTDWYRWGMVNHNISREYQKFFSELHMNGANLASLSFINRTGLQIEWEHLGVYESVEVMNNSPDYNANRQAHAWEVDQILALADTFDIFLKFNFLQHADFGPDFWNWSENPYHTGIPSVIRPMDFFTDSIARKAFRNKLRYMVARWGYSTQIAWYELATEIDNIEGSSLIEPVVLDWFNEMSAVIKGFDNRKHLISGSYATHLSGNNSKYWVWHSDNCDLVNLHAYGENKRTNFDRYYVMKKTSAILRGKPILFGEIGGHVDPGVDEVTDRQFRSNIWATTLMSGGVSGLYWHWEAVIPRGYLMHYKALSQFVNMIDWADYPQARRFPKFHGITLRGRNYRVENFYRIGSDRQSAIGWIHNSSAYWYNLGLKPVYSSQGHLVHPSDDDRWNIPVKNTRDFARISGLKPWKRYCFTPYFIGKDGLNQQPSIDFLSNIAGQIDVPTWKFFYQVEDFSFILKTGNCNCNLIQN, encoded by the coding sequence ATGAAAATACCTGCCGGATATGCGGGGCATTGGCTCAGCTGCATATTCATTATCCTGCTGGTTTCAGGAATAACCGCTAAAGCCACTTTTGCTCTTTCCATTCATTTACCGGATCTCTTACAAGCAACAGAAAATACATCTGATTCATTAAAGTATAGCCGCCTGGATTCAGATTCATCTGCAATTTCCGAGTTTCAAAAAATCGAATTTGGGGTTCAGCTGCCGGCTTACCTGACTAGAGAGATAGCAGTCTTTTTTACGAAGCCTTATTTTACAGAAGGTATCAACCCCTATGATCCGGAGCAAATTGACCTGTATGCCATTTTTACGTCACCTTCAGGAAAAATACTCCGGGTTAATGGGTTCTTTTACCGGGATTTCACCAGGGCATTTTGCACAGAAAAAGCATATCCCTGTTGGGAAGAAAAGCCAACTCCCTGGCCCTGGCGGATACGGTTTAGCCCCGATGAACCCGGTGTATGGAAGTTTGTAATTCATGCAGTATTTAGCAACAGTCATTGGCCCAAACTGCTATCTGCTGAAGGATCCTTCCAATGCACTGCATCCCGGCATAAAGGCTACATCAATGTGAATTCCGGGAATATGATCAGCCGGGGCAGGAGTGATGCCGCTTTTCCTTTGCTGGGACTCAATACAGACTGGTATCGTTGGGGAATGGTAAACCATAATATTAGCAGGGAATATCAAAAGTTCTTCAGCGAACTGCACATGAATGGCGCCAACCTGGCAAGCCTCTCTTTTATCAACCGGACCGGGCTGCAGATTGAATGGGAACACCTGGGCGTTTATGAATCAGTAGAAGTGATGAATAATTCACCGGATTATAATGCAAATCGCCAGGCTCATGCATGGGAAGTGGATCAGATTCTTGCATTGGCTGATACATTTGATATATTTCTAAAGTTCAATTTTTTACAGCATGCTGATTTTGGACCCGATTTTTGGAACTGGTCTGAAAATCCGTATCATACCGGCATCCCTTCGGTCATAAGGCCTATGGACTTTTTTACTGACAGCATTGCCCGGAAAGCATTCAGGAATAAATTACGGTATATGGTTGCCCGTTGGGGTTATAGCACGCAGATTGCGTGGTATGAATTAGCAACAGAAATTGACAATATTGAAGGATCCTCATTAATTGAACCTGTTGTATTGGATTGGTTCAATGAAATGTCGGCTGTTATAAAAGGATTTGACAATAGGAAACATCTCATTAGCGGTTCCTATGCGACTCATTTAAGTGGCAATAACAGTAAATATTGGGTATGGCATTCGGATAATTGTGACCTGGTTAACCTACATGCATACGGTGAAAACAAAAGAACCAATTTTGACCGGTATTATGTCATGAAAAAAACGTCTGCTATACTCAGGGGTAAGCCTATCCTGTTTGGTGAGATTGGTGGACATGTCGACCCGGGTGTTGATGAGGTAACGGATCGGCAATTTCGCTCCAATATCTGGGCGACTACGCTGATGAGCGGTGGTGTTTCAGGATTATACTGGCATTGGGAAGCGGTGATACCAAGAGGGTACCTGATGCATTATAAAGCGCTTAGCCAGTTTGTAAATATGATAGATTGGGCGGATTATCCTCAAGCCAGGCGATTCCCGAAATTTCATGGAATCACTTTGCGTGGGCGGAATTATCGGGTGGAAAATTTCTACAGGATTGGTTCCGACAGGCAATCAGCTATCGGATGGATTCATAATTCAAGTGCCTACTGGTATAATTTGGGATTAAAACCGGTTTACAGCAGCCAGGGCCATCTGGTTCATCCGTCTGATGATGACAGGTGGAACATTCCTGTAAAAAACACACGTGATTTTGCCAGAATATCAGGATTAAAGCCATGGAAACGATATTGTTTTACCCCCTATTTTATTGGCAAGGATGGATTAAATCAACAGCCTTCCATTGATTTTCTGTCGAATATCGCAGGACAAATTGATGTTCCAACCTGGAAGTTTTTTTATCAGGTGGAAGATTTCTCCTTTATACTTAAAACAGGAAACTGCAATTGTAATCTAATTCAGAACTGA